One stretch of Hymenobacter chitinivorans DSM 11115 DNA includes these proteins:
- a CDS encoding DUF4288 domain-containing protein, with product MALSKIMNENEWPLAAVSASAVATVSIHFAWPANDQLYDFAPEKRIGAIDDLMRGHINQVVSSGLLQSYTVVMVERRRPRSLQAEIFVENLPALSKLPGVDRIAITKVAGFKKKRPRPTNKLKFHCVKMTVAIQIEGAEGGLQKYEERYVLLKAVSCEDAYQRLEATRADYAQPYLNSDGYFVRWRIESLDDCYETGIETAAEFNSPHGVEVFSILKNRKLTPERTWDGK from the coding sequence ATGGCCCTCTCCAAAATCATGAACGAAAACGAGTGGCCCCTAGCTGCTGTCTCAGCCTCGGCAGTAGCTACGGTTAGTATTCATTTCGCTTGGCCGGCGAATGACCAGCTCTACGACTTCGCTCCGGAAAAAAGAATAGGGGCCATTGACGACCTCATGCGCGGCCATATCAACCAGGTGGTGAGTTCCGGCTTGCTTCAGTCATACACCGTTGTGATGGTGGAGCGCCGTCGGCCCCGTAGCTTGCAGGCAGAAATTTTCGTTGAAAATTTGCCTGCCCTGAGCAAATTGCCGGGCGTCGATAGAATAGCCATTACCAAGGTTGCCGGTTTCAAAAAGAAGCGGCCGCGCCCCACCAATAAGCTGAAGTTTCACTGTGTAAAAATGACCGTCGCCATCCAGATTGAAGGCGCCGAAGGCGGGCTGCAGAAGTACGAGGAGCGCTACGTACTGCTCAAAGCCGTTTCATGCGAAGATGCCTACCAACGCCTGGAGGCCACCCGCGCCGATTATGCCCAGCCCTATCTAAACTCTGACGGTTACTTTGTCCGCTGGCGCATCGAAAGCCTGGATGACTGCTACGAAACCGGTATCGAAACCGCGGCCGAATTCAACAGTCCGCACGGCGTAGAAGTCTTCTCTATCCTAAAAAACCGCAAGCTCACGCCCGAGCGGACCTGGGACGGAAAGTAG
- a CDS encoding antibiotic biosynthesis monooxygenase family protein, whose amino-acid sequence MPTIITRIWHGTTAAHHADDYLRYLEASGLADYKNTPGNLGVQVLRRLDGAICHFWTVTRWDSYESIQRFAGPDYDQARYYPDDAQYLLEFEPTVLHCETFEY is encoded by the coding sequence ATGCCCACTATCATCACCCGCATCTGGCACGGTACCACTGCTGCCCACCACGCCGACGACTACCTGCGCTACCTCGAAGCCTCCGGTCTGGCCGATTATAAAAATACCCCCGGCAACCTCGGCGTCCAGGTTCTGCGCCGCCTCGACGGCGCCATCTGCCACTTCTGGACCGTCACCCGCTGGGACAGCTACGAGAGCATCCAGCGCTTCGCCGGCCCCGACTACGACCAGGCCCGCTATTACCCCGACGACGCCCAGTACCTGCTCGAGTTCGAGCCCACCGTGCTGCACTGCGAGACCTTCGAGTATTAA
- a CDS encoding arginase family protein, with protein MHPVYVVEAPSNLGLQEVFPGVAPAVDRLPAWLKQWGLYDLIVPQSVFSVPPPPYAMELDPVGVRNAEAIGRYSRQLAACITPVVRQPGFTLVLGGDCSILLGIALGLKRAGTYGLFFLDGHTDYATPERSATGGAAGMDLALVTGSGPDQLTNLDGQGPYIQARHAWSIGNRDPDVPDIAALQAASVAYVDLAALRRQGLAACAAAFLADIAAQGLDGFWIHFDVDVLAHEVMPAVDSPQPGGLTYAELAELLTPLLQSGQAVGMDITILDPSLDPTGAVTRHFVESLAPIMGVLTKP; from the coding sequence ATGCATCCTGTTTACGTAGTCGAAGCGCCCAGCAACCTGGGGCTACAAGAAGTATTCCCCGGCGTGGCCCCGGCCGTGGACCGGCTGCCGGCGTGGCTTAAACAGTGGGGCCTCTATGACCTAATAGTCCCGCAATCTGTTTTCTCCGTCCCCCCACCGCCTTACGCTATGGAGTTGGACCCGGTGGGAGTACGCAACGCCGAGGCCATCGGCCGCTATTCCCGGCAGTTGGCTGCATGTATCACGCCGGTGGTGCGGCAGCCAGGATTTACCCTTGTCCTGGGCGGGGATTGCAGCATCCTGCTGGGCATCGCCCTGGGCCTGAAACGAGCCGGCACGTACGGCCTGTTTTTCCTGGATGGGCATACCGACTACGCCACCCCGGAACGGTCGGCCACGGGGGGCGCGGCGGGTATGGACCTGGCCCTGGTGACCGGCTCTGGCCCGGACCAACTCACCAATCTGGACGGACAGGGTCCCTACATCCAGGCCCGACACGCGTGGAGCATCGGCAACCGCGACCCTGACGTCCCCGATATTGCCGCTCTGCAGGCCGCATCAGTTGCGTACGTGGACCTGGCGGCCCTACGCCGGCAAGGGCTGGCAGCTTGTGCGGCGGCTTTTCTGGCCGACATTGCCGCGCAAGGGCTTGATGGATTCTGGATTCACTTTGACGTCGATGTGCTTGCGCACGAGGTGATGCCGGCAGTTGATTCGCCCCAGCCCGGGGGATTAACGTACGCCGAACTCGCCGAACTCTTGACTCCTTTGCTGCAATCTGGGCAAGCAGTGGGGATGGATATCACGATTCTGGACCCCAGCTTGGATCCGACCGGGGCTGTCACCCGCCATTTCGTAGAGTCCCTGGCCCCTATCATGGGCGTACTGACCAAGCCGTGA
- a CDS encoding penicillin acylase family protein, whose amino-acid sequence MQQVSSRFTFSWPRFLLTTAALLGFFGASAQAFTPAEIARWQQQAKQVTIVRDNWGVPHVTGKTDADAVFGLLYAQCEDDFARVEDNYIVNIGRLAEVEGEAAIYQDLRARLFLDSTQAISIYQKSPAWMKQLLNAFADGTNFYLYSHPTVRPRLLRRFQPWMPLMFSEGSIGGNISVVPLERLKNFYSQRKSTSWVRPDFERPDREPVGSNGFAIAPAKSASGHALLLINPHTSFYFRPEVQMSSATGLNAYGAVTWGQFFVYQGFNEHCGWMHTSSFADSMDEYLETVEPQKDGKLMYRYGGKLRPMQTAKISIAYKQADGTLARKEFTTYRTHHGPVVGQQAENKWVTVRMMDTPLEALEQSYLRTKATDYASFQKVMQLNGNASNNTVFADSKGTIAYWHGNFMPRRDPQFDWSMPVDGSNPKTDWKGLHKVEEIVQVKNPASGWIQNCNSTPFTVAGPSSPKREQYPAYMAPDAENYRGINAVRVLSRRNTFTLDTLIAAAKDPYLAGFEELLPALAKDFQFVVDGANPPEGDVVEAMKLLRGWDKRYSKTSVAQTLAIYWGERIQKLARTRVTPDLRLDNLSFTAFVIAKTTPQEKVAALQETLDELTKDFGTWKMSWGEVNRFQRLTGKIQETYDDKQPSLPVAFTSSAWGSLAAFGARTAPNTKKRYGYVGNSFIAVVEFGPRIKARSVLAGGNSNQSTSAHFTDQAGLYVEENFKDVLFYPEDIRQHAERTYSPGQ is encoded by the coding sequence ATGCAGCAGGTTTCTTCTCGCTTTACATTTTCCTGGCCGCGCTTTTTGCTGACGACAGCGGCGCTGCTTGGCTTTTTCGGGGCCTCGGCCCAGGCTTTCACCCCGGCCGAAATTGCCCGTTGGCAGCAGCAGGCCAAGCAGGTCACCATCGTGCGCGACAACTGGGGCGTGCCCCACGTGACGGGCAAAACCGACGCCGACGCCGTATTTGGCCTGCTTTACGCCCAGTGCGAGGACGACTTTGCCCGGGTCGAGGACAATTACATCGTCAACATCGGGCGGCTGGCTGAGGTGGAGGGCGAGGCGGCCATCTACCAGGATCTGCGGGCCCGGCTATTTCTGGACTCCACCCAGGCCATCAGCATCTACCAGAAAAGTCCGGCCTGGATGAAGCAGCTGCTCAACGCCTTTGCCGACGGCACCAACTTCTACCTCTACTCCCACCCCACCGTGCGGCCCCGGCTGCTGCGCCGCTTCCAGCCCTGGATGCCCTTGATGTTCAGTGAGGGTAGCATCGGCGGCAACATCAGCGTGGTACCGCTAGAGCGGCTCAAGAATTTTTACAGCCAGCGCAAGTCTACGTCCTGGGTGCGGCCCGACTTCGAGCGGCCCGACCGGGAGCCGGTGGGCTCCAACGGGTTTGCCATTGCGCCCGCCAAAAGCGCCAGCGGCCACGCCCTGCTGCTGATAAACCCCCACACTTCCTTCTACTTCCGGCCCGAGGTGCAGATGAGCAGCGCCACCGGCCTGAACGCCTACGGGGCCGTGACCTGGGGGCAGTTTTTCGTGTATCAGGGCTTTAATGAGCACTGCGGCTGGATGCACACCTCCAGCTTTGCCGACTCGATGGACGAGTACCTGGAAACCGTGGAGCCGCAGAAAGACGGCAAGCTCATGTACCGCTACGGCGGCAAGCTGCGCCCGATGCAGACGGCCAAGATTTCCATTGCCTACAAGCAGGCCGACGGCACGCTGGCCCGTAAGGAATTCACGACCTACCGCACCCACCACGGGCCGGTAGTGGGCCAGCAGGCCGAGAATAAGTGGGTGACGGTGCGTATGATGGACACCCCGCTCGAGGCCCTGGAACAGTCGTATTTGCGGACCAAGGCCACGGATTACGCCTCGTTTCAGAAGGTGATGCAGCTCAACGGCAACGCCTCGAACAACACCGTCTTTGCCGACAGCAAGGGCACCATTGCCTACTGGCACGGCAACTTTATGCCCCGGCGCGACCCACAATTCGACTGGAGCATGCCCGTGGACGGTAGCAACCCCAAAACCGACTGGAAGGGCCTGCACAAGGTGGAGGAAATCGTGCAGGTGAAAAACCCGGCCAGTGGCTGGATCCAGAACTGCAACTCCACGCCCTTTACCGTGGCCGGCCCGAGCAGCCCCAAGCGGGAGCAGTACCCGGCCTACATGGCCCCCGACGCGGAAAACTACCGCGGCATCAACGCCGTGCGGGTGCTGAGTCGCCGTAACACCTTCACGCTCGACACGCTGATTGCCGCCGCCAAAGACCCGTACCTGGCCGGCTTCGAGGAGCTGCTGCCAGCCCTGGCCAAGGACTTTCAGTTTGTGGTGGACGGCGCCAACCCGCCCGAAGGCGACGTGGTGGAAGCCATGAAGCTGCTGCGGGGCTGGGACAAGCGCTACAGCAAAACCTCGGTGGCCCAGACGTTGGCTATTTACTGGGGCGAGAGAATTCAGAAGTTGGCCCGCACCCGCGTCACACCGGACCTGCGCCTGGACAACCTCTCGTTCACGGCCTTTGTCATTGCCAAAACCACGCCCCAGGAAAAAGTGGCGGCCCTGCAGGAAACCCTGGACGAGCTGACCAAGGACTTCGGGACCTGGAAGATGTCCTGGGGCGAAGTGAACCGCTTCCAGCGCCTGACGGGCAAGATTCAGGAAACCTACGACGACAAGCAGCCCAGCCTGCCGGTGGCCTTTACGTCCTCGGCCTGGGGCTCGTTGGCGGCGTTTGGGGCCCGCACGGCGCCCAACACCAAGAAGCGCTACGGCTACGTGGGCAACAGCTTTATTGCCGTGGTGGAGTTCGGGCCGCGCATCAAGGCCCGCTCGGTGCTGGCCGGCGGCAACAGCAACCAGTCCACTTCGGCCCACTTCACCGACCAGGCCGGGCTCTACGTGGAGGAAAATTTCAAAGACGTGCTGTTCTACCCCGAGGACATCCGCCAGCACGCCGAGCGGACGTACTCGCCGGGGCAGTAA
- a CDS encoding HesB/IscA family protein, with protein MATAVSTKIAPITLTPGALVEVRNIIEEKKVPTEYGLRIGVQGGGCSGMSYLLGFDKAKDNDEVYDLDGLKLIMDKKHAMYVLGMEVDFQDGLNARGFVFNNPQAKSTCGCGSSFSA; from the coding sequence ATGGCAACGGCCGTTTCAACTAAGATTGCTCCCATCACCCTCACGCCGGGGGCTTTGGTTGAGGTAAGAAATATCATCGAGGAAAAGAAAGTGCCGACCGAATACGGTCTGCGCATCGGCGTGCAGGGCGGCGGCTGTTCGGGCATGAGCTACCTGCTGGGCTTCGACAAGGCCAAGGACAACGACGAAGTCTACGACCTCGACGGGCTGAAGCTCATCATGGATAAAAAGCACGCCATGTACGTGCTGGGCATGGAAGTCGACTTCCAGGACGGCCTCAACGCCCGCGGTTTCGTCTTCAACAACCCCCAGGCCAAGAGCACCTGCGGCTGCGGCTCGTCTTTCTCGGCCTAA
- a CDS encoding DUF7935 family protein, translating to MDTTAYIFELLKIILPALLVAGSLFYLIQNYLEKEQQRRLIELRLENSKTTLPLRLQAYERVTLLLERITPNNLLVRLSSAGQTASEYHRLLMTEIRAEYEHNLSQQLYMSPETWEQVKQSKENILTMINKAYHALPTPQQARGTELAKRVLETLITDEIDPTTQALLAVKREAAGLF from the coding sequence ATGGACACCACCGCGTACATTTTCGAGTTGCTCAAGATTATCCTGCCCGCCCTGCTCGTGGCCGGCTCCCTGTTTTACCTGATTCAGAACTACCTGGAAAAAGAGCAGCAGCGCCGCCTGATTGAGCTGCGCCTCGAGAATTCCAAAACCACGTTGCCCCTGCGCCTGCAGGCCTACGAGCGGGTGACGCTGCTGCTGGAGCGCATCACGCCCAACAACCTGCTGGTGCGCCTGAGCAGCGCCGGCCAGACTGCCTCCGAGTACCACCGCCTACTGATGACCGAAATTCGGGCCGAGTACGAGCACAACCTCAGCCAGCAGCTCTACATGAGCCCCGAAACCTGGGAGCAGGTTAAGCAGTCCAAGGAAAACATCCTGACGATGATCAACAAGGCCTACCACGCCCTGCCCACGCCCCAACAGGCCCGTGGTACGGAACTGGCTAAGCGCGTGCTCGAAACCCTGATTACCGACGAAATAGACCCCACCACCCAGGCCCTGCTGGCCGTGAAGCGGGAAGCTGCGGGTCTGTTTTAG
- the bshA gene encoding N-acetyl-alpha-D-glucosaminyl L-malate synthase BshA → MNIGIVCYPTFGGSGVVATELGKALALKGHRVHFITYSQPVRLDFFNENLFYHEVYIPPYPLFQFPPYELALASKMVDIVQNEKLDVLHVHYAIPHASAAFMAKQILRTKGITVPVITTLHGTDITLVGKDASYEPVVTFSINQSDGVTAVSADLRKETYEYFAIEKDIEVIPNFINLERFKKQNKGHFKAAIAPNGEKLLVHTSNFRSVKRVDDVVNIFAGVRRQIPAKLLLVGDGPDRPRIEKLCREIGFCEDIRFLGKLEAVEEVLSIADLFLMPSEKESFGLAALEAMACEVPVISTNAGGIPELNVHGVTGMLSEIGDVEDMVKNSLYVLEDDNLPRFKEAARARAEEFAVENIVPLYEACYQRAIDAQLAAV, encoded by the coding sequence ATGAACATCGGCATCGTTTGTTACCCCACCTTTGGTGGCTCCGGCGTAGTAGCCACCGAGCTGGGCAAAGCCCTGGCCCTGAAAGGCCACCGCGTGCACTTCATCACCTACAGCCAGCCGGTGCGCCTCGACTTCTTCAACGAGAATCTGTTCTACCACGAGGTCTACATTCCGCCGTACCCGCTGTTCCAGTTTCCGCCCTACGAGCTGGCCTTGGCTTCAAAAATGGTGGACATCGTGCAGAACGAGAAGCTCGACGTGCTGCACGTGCACTACGCCATTCCCCACGCCTCGGCGGCGTTTATGGCCAAGCAGATTCTGCGCACCAAGGGCATCACCGTGCCGGTCATCACCACCCTGCACGGCACCGATATTACGCTGGTGGGCAAGGATGCCAGCTACGAGCCGGTCGTGACCTTCAGCATCAACCAATCGGACGGGGTAACGGCTGTGTCGGCCGACTTGCGTAAGGAAACCTACGAGTACTTCGCCATTGAGAAGGACATTGAAGTCATTCCCAACTTCATCAACCTGGAGCGGTTCAAGAAGCAGAACAAGGGCCACTTCAAGGCCGCCATTGCCCCTAATGGCGAAAAACTGCTGGTGCATACCTCCAACTTTCGCTCGGTGAAGCGCGTCGACGACGTGGTGAACATCTTCGCCGGGGTACGCCGGCAAATTCCGGCCAAGCTCCTGCTCGTGGGCGACGGGCCCGACCGGCCCCGCATTGAGAAGCTGTGCCGCGAAATCGGCTTCTGTGAAGACATCCGCTTCCTGGGCAAGCTCGAAGCGGTGGAGGAAGTGCTCAGCATCGCCGACCTGTTTTTGATGCCCTCCGAGAAGGAAAGCTTCGGCCTGGCCGCCCTGGAAGCCATGGCCTGCGAAGTGCCCGTTATCAGCACCAACGCCGGCGGCATTCCCGAGCTCAACGTGCACGGCGTAACGGGCATGCTCAGCGAAATCGGCGACGTGGAGGATATGGTTAAGAACTCCCTCTACGTGCTGGAAGACGACAACCTGCCCCGCTTCAAGGAAGCCGCCCGGGCCCGGGCCGAGGAGTTTGCCGTCGAGAACATCGTCCCGCTCTACGAAGCCTGCTACCAGCGCGCCATCGATGCCCAGCTGGCGGCGGTATAA
- a CDS encoding glycoside hydrolase family 3 N-terminal domain-containing protein → MLKEFRISLLLVILAVTGLIISSAAPKDKDVRPMSAAEQTWVDSVFATLTPDQRLGQLFMVAAYSNKDRKHVAHIDELVKTYGIGGLMFLQGGPKRQALLTNRYQAEAKVPLLIAMDAEWGLDMRLDSSMHFAKQMTLGAMDDDQYVYQMGREIALKLKTLGVHVSFSPVIDVNSNPDNPVIGNRSFGENKEQVAKRGVSYIRGLQDHGVMAVVKHFPGHGDTDVDSHVALPVINSDLARLTNVDLYPFQQAFQSGVMGVMVGHLYMPLFDTVQSVSATISRNLVTGMLKEKMGYKGLVFTDALNMKSVANLYKPGELDALALLAGNDVLLFSEDVPIALQRIREAIAAGKITQEEIDLRVRKILRAKYWSGLNHYQAVDIPNLATNLSRPLSRMVQQQIYEHAVTVVKNEDDLLPFHRLDTLRIASVTIGTGTGSTFGTIMNKYQSGAVYSVPNRYAVDSTFARIKTRLTPYNVVVVSLHGMNNTPAHNYGIGEGALKFLKEIQADPKLKTVVVVMGNAYALKHVEDARNLVCGYEDNYPSQLVVPQVLFGALPAKGRLPVTVSPALKAGLGLPTPDFRRLRYATPESEGLDSRVLSQIDNIALESVAYAAAPGCQVLVAKDGAVVFDKSYGYCTYDKSQPVESSTLYDLASVTKVAGTLQAVMYLKDQGKLDLDAKVAEYLPELKTSNKKDMTVRDVLLHQAGLKPGIPTWERTVGKNGLKPTFYASTRSEEFPNEVAPGTFSTKAVDDSVWTWIVRSSMLPKVKGKYPIEYSDLSFMILKRLSEKVLGGPIDEFLAKTFYKPLGLASMTYNPLERFPKSCIAPTENDTYFRKTQLQGTVHDQAAALLGGVAGHAGLFANANDLAILMQMDLQNGRYGGQRYFQTPVVTEFSRPQVAGNKRGLGWDHGNPEKPEGPTSNLSPASTFGHTGFTGTCVWMDPENKILYIFLSNRVYPDGGNNKLRQYNIRTRIHDVIYKSLQKT, encoded by the coding sequence ATGCTCAAGGAATTTCGGATTAGTCTCTTACTGGTTATCCTGGCCGTTACGGGTCTAATCATCTCGTCGGCGGCGCCCAAAGACAAGGACGTACGGCCCATGTCGGCGGCCGAGCAAACCTGGGTCGACAGCGTGTTTGCCACCCTCACTCCCGACCAGCGCCTGGGCCAGCTGTTTATGGTGGCGGCCTATTCTAACAAGGACCGCAAGCACGTGGCCCACATCGATGAGCTGGTCAAAACCTATGGTATTGGCGGGCTGATGTTTCTGCAGGGCGGCCCCAAGCGCCAGGCCCTGCTGACCAACCGCTACCAGGCCGAGGCCAAAGTGCCGCTGCTCATTGCCATGGACGCCGAGTGGGGCCTGGACATGCGCCTGGATTCCTCGATGCACTTTGCCAAGCAGATGACGCTGGGCGCCATGGACGATGACCAGTACGTGTACCAGATGGGCCGCGAAATTGCCCTTAAGCTCAAGACCCTGGGCGTGCACGTGAGCTTCTCACCGGTTATCGACGTCAACTCCAACCCCGACAACCCGGTTATCGGCAACCGCTCCTTCGGGGAAAACAAGGAGCAGGTGGCCAAGCGCGGCGTTTCCTACATCCGCGGCCTGCAGGACCACGGCGTCATGGCCGTCGTGAAGCACTTTCCCGGCCACGGCGACACTGACGTGGATTCTCACGTGGCTTTGCCGGTTATCAACTCCGACCTGGCCCGGCTGACCAACGTGGATTTGTATCCGTTTCAGCAGGCGTTTCAGTCGGGGGTGATGGGCGTAATGGTGGGCCACCTCTATATGCCTTTGTTCGACACGGTGCAGTCGGTGTCGGCTACCATTTCCCGCAACCTGGTGACGGGCATGCTAAAGGAGAAAATGGGCTATAAAGGCCTGGTTTTCACCGATGCCCTGAACATGAAGAGCGTGGCCAACCTCTACAAGCCCGGGGAGTTGGACGCCCTGGCCTTGCTGGCCGGCAACGACGTGCTGCTGTTTTCGGAGGATGTGCCCATTGCTCTGCAACGAATCCGTGAGGCCATTGCGGCCGGCAAAATCACCCAGGAAGAAATTGACCTGCGGGTCCGCAAGATTCTGCGGGCCAAGTACTGGTCGGGCCTGAACCACTACCAGGCCGTGGATATCCCGAACCTGGCTACCAACCTGAGCCGGCCCCTGAGCCGCATGGTGCAGCAGCAGATTTATGAGCACGCCGTGACGGTGGTGAAAAACGAGGACGACCTGCTCCCCTTCCACCGCCTCGACACGCTACGCATTGCCTCCGTCACGATTGGTACGGGCACGGGCAGCACCTTCGGGACCATCATGAACAAGTACCAGAGTGGCGCGGTGTACTCGGTGCCCAACCGGTACGCCGTCGACTCGACCTTTGCCCGCATCAAAACCCGCCTGACGCCCTACAACGTGGTAGTGGTGAGCCTGCACGGTATGAACAACACGCCGGCCCACAATTACGGTATTGGGGAAGGCGCGCTGAAGTTCTTGAAAGAAATTCAGGCCGACCCTAAGCTTAAGACCGTGGTGGTGGTCATGGGCAACGCCTACGCCCTGAAGCACGTGGAGGATGCCCGCAACCTGGTGTGCGGCTACGAGGATAACTACCCCTCGCAGCTGGTAGTACCCCAGGTGCTGTTTGGCGCCTTGCCTGCCAAGGGCCGCCTGCCCGTCACGGTGTCGCCGGCGCTGAAAGCCGGCCTGGGTTTGCCCACTCCCGACTTCCGCCGCCTGCGCTACGCCACGCCCGAAAGTGAGGGGCTGGACTCGCGCGTGCTAAGCCAGATCGACAACATTGCGTTGGAGTCGGTGGCGTATGCCGCGGCGCCGGGCTGCCAGGTGCTGGTGGCCAAGGACGGCGCCGTGGTGTTCGACAAAAGCTACGGCTACTGCACCTACGACAAGAGTCAGCCGGTGGAAAGCAGCACGCTCTACGACCTGGCCTCGGTAACGAAAGTGGCCGGCACGCTGCAGGCGGTGATGTACCTCAAGGACCAGGGTAAGCTCGACCTCGACGCCAAAGTGGCCGAATACCTGCCCGAGCTCAAGACCTCGAATAAGAAGGACATGACCGTGCGCGACGTGCTCCTGCACCAAGCCGGCCTGAAGCCGGGCATCCCAACCTGGGAGCGGACGGTGGGCAAAAACGGCCTGAAGCCGACCTTCTACGCCAGCACCCGCTCCGAGGAGTTTCCCAACGAGGTAGCGCCCGGCACGTTCAGTACCAAGGCCGTCGACGACTCAGTCTGGACCTGGATTGTGCGCAGCAGCATGCTGCCCAAAGTGAAGGGCAAGTACCCGATTGAGTACAGCGACCTGAGCTTCATGATTCTGAAACGCCTGAGCGAAAAGGTGCTGGGCGGCCCCATCGACGAGTTTCTGGCCAAGACCTTCTACAAGCCTCTGGGCCTAGCTTCGATGACCTACAATCCGCTGGAGCGCTTCCCCAAGTCCTGCATTGCGCCCACCGAAAACGACACTTACTTCCGTAAAACCCAGCTTCAGGGCACCGTGCACGACCAGGCCGCGGCCCTGTTGGGTGGCGTAGCGGGGCACGCGGGCCTGTTTGCCAATGCCAACGACCTGGCCATCCTGATGCAAATGGACCTGCAAAACGGCCGCTACGGCGGGCAGCGCTACTTCCAGACCCCGGTCGTGACCGAATTCTCCCGGCCCCAGGTGGCGGGCAATAAGCGCGGCCTGGGCTGGGACCACGGCAACCCCGAGAAGCCCGAGGGCCCGACGTCCAACCTGTCGCCGGCCAGCACCTTTGGCCACACCGGCTTCACGGGCACCTGCGTGTGGATGGACCCCGAAAACAAAATCCTCTACATCTTTCTTTCCAATCGGGTGTACCCCGACGGTGGCAACAACAAATTGCGCCAGTACAACATCCGCACGCGCATCCACGACGTTATTTACAAGTCTTTGCAAAAGACATGA